The following coding sequences are from one Formosa haliotis window:
- a CDS encoding DUF6515 family protein yields MKIQNIQTQFKIGFLAVLLTFLLPSEIQAQRFNHGGGASRGGGGRATTHAPSRSSGNISRPKTSTSSAKRSSINGGFNKSSNRSLPKTSTTSKSKIGNKASNSGIKSKTSTTNRNKNTSIGNKKTSNIGNKKTSNIKNKSGNKVNIDKSKRNVNINVDNSKNVRLNNQHNTRVRNSPRHYSRPPYRYGGRGYYCHRPYYYHPYRPFYWGPAWHPWGFFVASIATTAIIVSIENQQYHYDNGVYYQAGNGGYTVVQAPVGATVQTLPAEAQTVAVTETTNNYYYGGAYYEKSAEGYTVVPATAGTIVPSLPEGGEETKIGDQTYVQFGDTYYQPIQVDGKDMYEIVEVKEE; encoded by the coding sequence ATGAAAATTCAAAATATACAAACTCAGTTTAAAATCGGTTTCCTTGCCGTTTTACTAACCTTTTTGTTGCCTTCAGAAATTCAAGCGCAACGTTTTAATCACGGTGGCGGTGCCTCACGAGGTGGCGGCGGTAGAGCAACAACACATGCACCTTCAAGATCGTCTGGAAATATAAGCAGACCAAAAACATCTACTTCATCTGCAAAAAGATCAAGTATTAACGGAGGGTTTAACAAATCATCTAACCGTTCTTTACCAAAAACGTCTACAACATCGAAGTCTAAAATTGGTAATAAGGCAAGTAATTCGGGTATAAAATCTAAAACATCGACTACCAATAGAAATAAAAACACCTCTATTGGAAACAAGAAAACTTCTAACATAGGTAATAAAAAAACCTCGAATATTAAAAACAAGAGTGGTAATAAGGTTAACATAGACAAAAGCAAGAGAAACGTAAATATAAACGTTGACAACAGTAAAAATGTTAGACTTAATAACCAACACAACACACGAGTAAGAAATAGCCCGAGACATTATTCTAGACCACCATACCGATATGGCGGACGTGGATATTATTGTCACAGACCGTACTACTACCACCCTTACCGTCCGTTTTATTGGGGACCAGCTTGGCACCCATGGGGATTCTTTGTTGCTAGTATAGCCACTACAGCCATTATAGTTAGCATAGAAAACCAACAATACCATTACGATAACGGGGTATATTATCAAGCAGGAAATGGCGGGTACACCGTAGTACAAGCACCTGTTGGGGCCACTGTACAAACTCTACCAGCAGAAGCACAAACCGTAGCGGTAACAGAAACTACCAATAACTACTATTACGGTGGAGCTTATTACGAAAAAAGTGCTGAAGGCTACACGGTAGTTCCTGCAACAGCAGGTACCATTGTACCAAGTTTACCTGAAGGTGGAGAAGAAACCAAAATTGGAGACCAAACTTACGTTCAATTTGGTGACACTTACTACCAACCTATCCAAGTTGACGGAAAAGACATGTACGAAATCGTAGAAGTCAAAGAGGAATAA
- a CDS encoding TolC family protein: protein MQKGLHGILKLLLVLACCGCFYTCAVKQPTESEDLQKEAFANFILPSTWQNSIDTLQINNNWLSTFNNPTLDSLVQEALIYNQDLRISSLRVTEANGYVESARAALRPALSILGNESTKLGGDLGSNGLNGGIFAASWELDIWGKLRSARSAEIANYEAIANENSFAQLSIAAMITKTYYLATETYLQINLAKEMIKLSQDMETISQNRFDVGIGTEIDIALSKATLNKFNDALFQLELAYNNQLRALELLLGRYPCADIETNTELPESNGHIPAGIPAQILERRPDILAAQNRFNAAFYRVGEANAARLPQLNLTASLGLLDTRQLIVLADNFSNPIRSIGGKLVAPIYQGGALKANVNIRNTQQQQAIEVYSQTVLNALADVESALNAVNTLDSREVNILESVKNNERAFELEKIRYKVGKTDMRDLIDQQMDFFKSQTDLLSIKGEKIVQRTNLFLALGGDM from the coding sequence ATGCAAAAGGGTTTACATGGTATATTAAAGTTATTATTGGTTTTGGCTTGCTGTGGCTGCTTCTATACTTGCGCTGTAAAACAACCTACAGAAAGTGAAGATTTACAGAAAGAAGCTTTCGCCAATTTTATATTGCCCTCTACATGGCAAAACAGTATCGACACGCTACAAATTAACAACAATTGGTTAAGCACCTTTAACAACCCTACTTTAGACTCTTTAGTTCAGGAAGCTTTAATTTACAATCAAGATTTACGCATTAGCAGCCTAAGAGTTACAGAAGCGAATGGTTATGTAGAATCGGCTCGAGCAGCGTTAAGACCTGCCCTATCTATTTTAGGAAACGAATCGACAAAATTAGGAGGAGATCTTGGTAGTAATGGTCTTAACGGCGGAATTTTTGCTGCATCTTGGGAACTCGATATTTGGGGAAAACTAAGAAGTGCGAGAAGTGCAGAAATAGCAAACTATGAGGCTATCGCTAACGAAAATTCTTTTGCGCAATTATCTATAGCTGCTATGATTACAAAAACTTATTATTTAGCAACAGAAACGTATCTTCAAATTAATTTAGCGAAAGAAATGATTAAACTTTCGCAAGACATGGAAACCATTTCCCAAAACCGTTTTGATGTGGGTATAGGTACCGAGATTGATATTGCGCTTTCTAAAGCCACATTAAATAAATTTAATGACGCCCTTTTTCAGTTGGAATTGGCGTATAACAATCAGTTACGGGCTTTGGAATTATTACTTGGCAGATACCCATGTGCAGACATTGAAACCAATACAGAACTACCAGAAAGTAATGGCCATATTCCTGCCGGTATACCTGCTCAAATTTTAGAAAGACGCCCGGATATCTTAGCTGCTCAAAACAGATTTAATGCTGCTTTTTACCGTGTGGGCGAAGCCAATGCTGCCAGATTACCGCAACTAAATTTAACCGCGAGTTTAGGATTATTAGACACTAGACAATTAATTGTATTGGCAGATAATTTTTCTAATCCTATTAGAAGTATCGGAGGAAAACTTGTTGCACCCATATATCAAGGCGGTGCTTTAAAAGCTAATGTTAACATCCGGAACACCCAACAACAACAAGCCATAGAAGTATATAGCCAGACTGTTTTAAACGCCTTGGCCGATGTAGAAAGTGCGCTTAACGCTGTTAACACCCTGGACTCTAGAGAGGTTAACATCCTTGAATCTGTAAAAAATAATGAACGCGCTTTCGAACTAGAAAAAATTAGATATAAAGTAGGAAAAACAGATATGCGAGATTTAATAGATCAGCAAATGGATTTCTTTAAATCTCAAACCGATTTATTAAGTATTAAAGGTGAAAAAATCGTACAAAGAACCAACTTGTTCTTGGCATTAGGAGGCGATATGTAA
- a CDS encoding HlyD family secretion protein, with protein MEILLLLIYAGIVWLIFFKFKLLPWNTVTQVIVYIIPVVAISLLILFLNIVAPSSHDVRVLNYNVEVVPTVTGKVIEVPVKPNQHVKKGDVLFKIDPEPFQLKINNLEARIPYLEAKVISAKAYDKELEQQIAAATSNISVIDAQLELAIKREQQTQELATLGAGSKFDYEQAQANLRNLQAQKAVAQSQRLQYLQKISAVSSDGELSEITQARADLEQAKVELREAQWKLTQTVFYAPADGRVVNLQLRPGAMAVQLPLKPVMTFIEDEQWLVALYSQNEIRYVKHGDPAEVALRTYPNHIIKCEVEHIVWANAQGQITASGKLPDTQETHFEEGRFAVRLKVLEDDKDLFLAPGAVGAGAIYTEHGKLIHLVRKVIVRVSTKLDWLVLKLH; from the coding sequence ATGGAAATATTATTACTCCTAATATATGCCGGCATTGTTTGGCTCATCTTTTTTAAATTCAAACTTTTACCTTGGAATACGGTAACTCAAGTTATTGTATACATTATACCAGTAGTAGCTATTAGTCTATTAATTTTATTTTTAAATATAGTCGCGCCATCCTCACACGATGTTCGGGTATTAAATTATAATGTTGAAGTGGTACCAACGGTAACGGGTAAAGTTATAGAGGTTCCTGTAAAGCCTAATCAACATGTAAAAAAGGGCGATGTATTATTTAAAATAGATCCAGAACCATTTCAACTAAAAATTAACAACCTAGAGGCTCGTATTCCGTATTTAGAGGCAAAAGTTATTAGTGCCAAAGCATACGACAAAGAATTAGAACAACAAATAGCAGCAGCGACAAGCAATATTAGTGTGATAGATGCACAATTAGAACTCGCAATAAAACGAGAGCAACAAACACAAGAACTGGCTACTTTAGGAGCGGGATCTAAATTCGACTACGAACAAGCACAAGCCAATTTAAGAAACCTACAAGCCCAAAAAGCTGTAGCCCAATCGCAACGTTTACAATATTTACAAAAAATATCTGCAGTGTCTTCAGATGGCGAACTTTCCGAAATCACTCAAGCAAGAGCCGATCTAGAACAAGCCAAAGTTGAGCTAAGAGAAGCCCAATGGAAATTAACTCAAACCGTATTTTACGCCCCTGCAGATGGCCGTGTGGTGAACCTACAATTACGTCCTGGAGCAATGGCGGTACAATTACCTTTAAAACCTGTTATGACCTTTATTGAGGATGAACAATGGTTAGTTGCTCTCTATAGTCAGAATGAAATACGATATGTAAAACATGGGGATCCAGCAGAAGTTGCTTTACGAACCTATCCTAATCATATTATAAAATGCGAAGTCGAGCATATCGTTTGGGCAAATGCACAAGGTCAAATAACGGCAAGCGGAAAACTACCCGACACCCAAGAAACACATTTTGAAGAAGGCCGATTTGCTGTTCGATTAAAAGTTTTAGAGGACGATAAAGATTTATTTCTAGCCCCTGGAGCCGTTGGTGCAGGAGCTATTTATACCGAGCACGGGAAACTAATTCATTTAGTAAGAAAGGTCATTGTAAGAGTAAGCACGAAACTAGATTGGCTAGTACTAAAACTTCATTAA
- a CDS encoding DUF3302 domain-containing protein — MHLLPLKKTYLFLSFLFIPLISSANEHGGGLEDTIAEAISWVALIVAPIAGICLFLFVHVLPEKVAEKRNHPQAEAIKILCILSLIFGGLLWPLAWLWAYSKPVFYKMAYGTDQGHYHEETLKEFKEKKEDQKTNPPLEETPE, encoded by the coding sequence ATGCATCTACTTCCTTTAAAAAAAACCTATCTTTTTCTTAGTTTTCTTTTTATCCCTCTAATTAGTTCTGCAAACGAACATGGTGGTGGTCTAGAAGATACTATAGCCGAGGCTATAAGCTGGGTAGCCTTAATTGTAGCTCCTATAGCGGGTATTTGTTTATTCTTATTTGTTCATGTACTTCCTGAGAAAGTTGCAGAAAAGCGAAATCATCCGCAGGCTGAAGCTATTAAAATCTTATGTATTTTATCTCTAATTTTTGGAGGATTACTTTGGCCTTTAGCTTGGTTGTGGGCCTATAGCAAACCTGTTTTTTACAAAATGGCTTATGGCACAGACCAAGGACATTATCACGAAGAAACACTTAAAGAATTTAAAGAAAAGAAAGAAGATCAAAAAACGAATCCTCCTTTAGAAGAAACTCCAGAATAA
- a CDS encoding OmpP1/FadL family transporter: MKSLIYLTLSCSLYLCFSLKTQAQDTNYWTQQFGTESALLSGAVVGGTKDNTMLFYNPGALGFLDSSSISVNANAYSIENIKIANAIGNKADFKSSQLASIPLLAGGMINTKDDRWKIGYGFMAPVQFNFKGIARVDGDYDIIDNIESPGAEELIGESAISDKLSEVLIAFGAARKLNDNWSVGLTNMFTVRSQTYLRNFSSYVFLNDGNETTLSGKISQNVDYYNVRYAAKLGVSYQKDKWRAGLTLTTPSINIMGIGSVAEDVAAVNLKLIDDNRVSGVATDRQTELKSKFKSPLSVSAGVNYVGSRSHIGFSIQYYAAIDEYNIMNVANNTFVRPEELAPQLTSDEFMNVRAAAKSVVNVALGYEYKLKENLFLYLSARTDMSYFDKSLRDEPGIKTTISSWDIYHFATGFTLNRTQSSLSLGFLFSTGSTDNYLQEGSITDPNENTLLKGSRTITEASYNSFGILLGYTFHFKKF; encoded by the coding sequence ATGAAATCTCTTATATACCTTACATTAAGCTGCTCGCTTTACTTGTGTTTTAGTTTAAAAACACAGGCACAAGACACGAATTATTGGACCCAACAATTTGGAACTGAATCTGCCCTGCTCTCGGGCGCAGTTGTTGGAGGCACAAAAGACAACACCATGCTATTTTACAACCCTGGAGCATTAGGGTTTTTAGACAGTTCGTCAATCTCTGTGAATGCAAATGCCTACAGTATTGAAAACATCAAGATTGCTAATGCTATTGGGAATAAAGCCGATTTTAAAAGCTCTCAATTGGCCTCCATCCCCTTGCTTGCAGGAGGTATGATTAACACCAAAGACGATCGCTGGAAAATTGGCTACGGCTTTATGGCTCCTGTTCAATTTAACTTTAAAGGAATCGCACGAGTGGACGGCGATTATGATATTATTGATAATATTGAAAGTCCAGGTGCCGAAGAATTGATAGGAGAATCGGCCATTTCTGATAAACTTTCGGAAGTTTTAATAGCCTTTGGAGCGGCCAGAAAATTAAACGATAATTGGTCTGTAGGACTTACCAATATGTTTACCGTGAGATCGCAAACATATCTCAGAAATTTCTCGTCGTATGTATTTTTAAACGATGGTAACGAAACCACTTTAAGTGGAAAAATAAGTCAAAACGTCGATTATTACAATGTACGCTATGCTGCAAAACTAGGAGTCTCTTATCAAAAAGATAAATGGCGAGCAGGACTTACACTTACAACTCCTTCAATAAACATAATGGGTATAGGTTCGGTGGCAGAAGATGTTGCTGCTGTAAACCTAAAACTTATAGACGACAACAGGGTTTCGGGTGTCGCTACCGATCGCCAAACAGAATTAAAATCGAAGTTTAAATCTCCCTTATCGGTTTCTGCTGGTGTCAATTATGTAGGATCACGTTCCCATATAGGTTTTTCAATACAATACTATGCAGCTATAGACGAATACAATATTATGAATGTTGCCAATAACACTTTTGTACGCCCAGAAGAATTAGCACCGCAATTAACAAGTGACGAATTTATGAATGTGAGAGCTGCCGCAAAATCTGTAGTAAACGTAGCACTAGGATATGAGTACAAACTAAAAGAAAATTTATTTTTATACTTAAGCGCACGTACAGACATGTCGTATTTCGACAAAAGTCTGAGAGACGAACCCGGTATAAAAACAACCATAAGCAGTTGGGATATTTATCATTTTGCCACAGGCTTCACCTTAAACCGAACTCAGAGTAGCTTAAGTTTAGGATTTCTATTTAGTACCGGATCTACAGACAACTACTTACAAGAAGGCAGTATAACCGACCCTAACGAAAACACCTTATTAAAAGGAAGTCGAACCATTACCGAAGCTTCTTATAATTCCTTCGGAATATTATTAGGATACACCTTCCACTTTAAAAAGTTTTAA
- a CDS encoding ABC transporter ATP-binding protein — MIQCNAIQFNYPNTTFGLNITELQISEGEQLAIIGPSGCGKTTLIHLISSLLTPNSGTVTIDEIVLSDFKKRDRNDFRILRMGLIFQEFELLTYLNVLDNILLPYRINSILEQHSNLKQRAEQLAEMVGLNDKLLRYPKHLSQGERQRVAVCRALITKPKILLCDEPTANLDPINRDLILDILFEYSKTHKTTLVMVTHDQDILSRFERIIDVKRFAL, encoded by the coding sequence ATGATACAATGTAACGCTATACAATTCAACTATCCAAATACAACCTTTGGATTAAATATAACCGAATTACAAATTTCGGAAGGTGAGCAATTGGCTATTATTGGCCCCAGTGGCTGCGGAAAAACAACTTTAATTCACCTTATTTCAAGTTTGTTAACCCCAAATTCTGGCACTGTAACCATTGATGAGATAGTTCTTTCAGATTTTAAAAAAAGAGATCGAAATGATTTCAGGATACTTAGAATGGGACTTATTTTTCAGGAATTCGAATTGCTAACTTATTTAAATGTTTTAGATAACATATTACTCCCTTATCGTATAAATTCTATTCTTGAACAGCATTCTAATCTTAAACAACGGGCAGAACAATTAGCTGAAATGGTTGGTTTAAATGATAAACTACTGCGTTACCCAAAACATTTATCGCAAGGAGAAAGACAACGCGTTGCAGTATGCCGTGCATTAATTACAAAACCTAAAATACTCTTATGCGATGAGCCCACAGCCAATCTAGATCCAATAAATCGCGATCTTATTTTAGATATACTTTTTGAATACAGTAAAACACATAAAACGACTTTAGTAATGGTTACACACGATCAAGACATTCTAAGTCGTTTTGAACGTATTATTGATGTAAAACGTTTTGCCTTATGA
- a CDS encoding peptidyl-prolyl cis-trans isomerase, whose product MKKPFIRILIFGVLFAIVLLIVFGPKLPSQHDRRIIIGDAEFAYLLASWQRTWQRQPTKEEFSGLLQSYIKDEVTYQEALKQGIDKNNAMVKRAVIMQMDILASTQNQQKNISEEDIKAFYTLRQDKYLKPAKFSFTQLYFSKDLHPESLEAYAKNIIANLNSKSLSPEDGLKFGDPILLENTYSNYDTFQVDRNFGTGFSKKLEGLPQGEWVGPIASTYGLHAIYITEYTPPALLPLDLVKGDIVDEIRYKEEQASKDQFYTDILQQYDVIYEGEAKAFINEQ is encoded by the coding sequence ATGAAAAAACCATTTATCCGTATTTTAATTTTTGGTGTATTATTTGCCATCGTTTTACTAATTGTTTTTGGCCCAAAATTACCGTCGCAACACGACAGACGTATTATTATTGGCGATGCCGAATTTGCCTACCTTTTAGCTTCTTGGCAAAGAACCTGGCAACGTCAACCTACAAAAGAAGAATTTTCGGGCCTACTACAGAGTTATATTAAAGACGAAGTTACCTATCAAGAAGCTTTAAAGCAGGGCATAGATAAAAATAATGCCATGGTAAAACGTGCCGTTATTATGCAAATGGATATTTTAGCAAGCACACAAAATCAGCAAAAAAATATTTCTGAAGAAGATATTAAAGCCTTTTACACTCTGCGCCAAGACAAGTATTTAAAGCCTGCAAAATTTTCTTTTACACAATTATATTTTAGTAAAGATTTACATCCGGAATCTCTAGAAGCGTATGCAAAAAATATAATCGCCAATTTAAATTCTAAAAGCTTAAGCCCTGAAGATGGCTTAAAATTTGGAGATCCCATTTTGCTTGAAAACACCTACTCTAATTATGACACTTTCCAAGTCGACAGAAATTTTGGCACAGGGTTTTCAAAAAAACTTGAAGGATTGCCTCAAGGGGAATGGGTTGGTCCTATTGCTTCCACATACGGACTTCACGCCATATATATTACAGAATATACACCACCTGCTCTTTTGCCTCTCGATCTAGTGAAAGGCGATATTGTTGACGAAATAAGATATAAAGAAGAACAAGCTAGTAAAGATCAATTCTACACAGACATACTTCAACAGTACGATGTTATTTATGAAGGCGAAGCAAAAGCATTTATTAATGAGCAATAA
- a CDS encoding DUF2092 domain-containing protein, producing the protein MKKHIIVFVLSILPCLVSAQSSEKQIDLDAIVLLDQMGEAIGELSTVSFHLSIINDVLDADKKVTQHATECDIKMAGPDKMLVKTHSIDKHRGYWYNGELITFYSYSENNYITVEAPDNIISMIDFMHDKFEMDFPAADFFYPSFTDDLIEHFNRISYEGLEVVGGEECALITVENDNMLGKIWISDEAHSLPKQFEITYKKKDDMKYHASFSDWQLNPELNDDIFEFAPPASARLISVLIAKS; encoded by the coding sequence ATGAAAAAACACATTATAGTATTTGTTTTAAGCATTTTACCTTGCCTTGTGTCTGCACAGAGTTCGGAAAAACAAATTGACCTAGATGCTATTGTACTTCTAGACCAAATGGGTGAAGCCATTGGAGAGTTAAGCACGGTATCTTTCCATTTAAGCATTATTAACGATGTTCTTGACGCCGATAAAAAAGTAACGCAACATGCCACAGAATGCGATATTAAAATGGCGGGTCCAGATAAAATGTTAGTTAAAACGCATAGTATAGATAAGCACCGTGGGTATTGGTATAACGGAGAGTTAATTACATTTTACTCTTACAGTGAAAACAATTACATAACAGTTGAGGCTCCAGATAACATCATTAGCATGATTGATTTTATGCATGATAAATTTGAAATGGATTTCCCTGCGGCAGATTTCTTTTACCCATCGTTTACAGATGATTTAATAGAACACTTTAACCGTATTTCTTACGAAGGCCTTGAGGTTGTAGGCGGTGAAGAATGTGCCCTTATTACTGTTGAAAACGACAACATGTTAGGAAAGATTTGGATTTCTGATGAGGCACATTCGCTTCCTAAGCAATTTGAAATTACCTATAAGAAAAAAGACGATATGAAATACCATGCATCATTTAGTGACTGGCAATTAAACCCAGAATTGAATGATGATATTTTCGAATTTGCACCGCCAGCAAGTGCCCGATTAATTAGCGTTTTAATTGCTAAATCTTAA
- a CDS encoding DUF2490 domain-containing protein, which translates to MAWVFLFVLLLFVTSLSAKAQVNEDSGIEDNDFTQQLWFDFDPSWDVGDNQKIMGEFGYRTIWPKSWHRYIVRASYQYDSDGMIFKKFKHTESLTFGTGLFLLTSKTSHNSFEIRPYQGYKFAFDLRPRVQLQQYIRLEERFVFSNEEDNQVFGMRLRYQIKAIFNLQGFMFVEGRGFYLPVSVEGFFNMVQASEFNDVIRITPGMGYQFDPDFKVEGTLGYHYTRQDADKLVRTNDIVFRFRIIKTFR; encoded by the coding sequence ATGGCATGGGTGTTTTTATTTGTTTTATTACTTTTTGTTACCAGCCTGAGTGCAAAAGCACAAGTTAATGAAGATTCTGGTATCGAGGATAATGATTTTACCCAACAATTGTGGTTTGATTTTGATCCGAGTTGGGATGTAGGAGATAACCAGAAAATTATGGGCGAATTTGGGTATCGTACCATTTGGCCCAAAAGTTGGCATAGATATATTGTAAGAGCATCCTATCAATATGATTCAGATGGTATGATTTTTAAAAAATTCAAGCATACCGAATCTCTAACATTTGGTACAGGTTTATTTCTTTTAACCAGTAAAACCAGTCATAATTCTTTCGAAATTAGACCGTATCAAGGCTATAAATTTGCATTCGATTTACGTCCGAGAGTGCAATTACAACAATATATAAGACTAGAAGAACGCTTTGTTTTTTCTAATGAGGAAGATAACCAAGTTTTTGGTATGCGTTTGAGATATCAAATTAAAGCCATATTTAATTTACAAGGATTTATGTTTGTTGAGGGTAGAGGTTTCTATTTACCAGTATCGGTAGAAGGTTTCTTTAATATGGTACAAGCTTCCGAATTTAACGACGTTATTAGGATAACGCCTGGAATGGGATATCAGTTTGATCCTGATTTTAAAGTTGAAGGCACTTTAGGATATCACTATACAAGGCAAGATGCCGATAAATTAGTAAGAACTAACGACATCGTATTTAGATTCCGAATTATTAAAACATTTAGATAA
- a CDS encoding ABC transporter permease gives MIQVFYMAWRYLNYHKLKTVVLILSVSLIIFIPLGLNSLTNSGSKNMIQRAQDTPLLIGAKGSPTELNLSALYFKTAQLPPIPYHEVNKINKTHLAEAIPLHLKYNVKNQPIVGTNTVYFKFRDLTFNAGRPMAILGECVLGAKASAILNAKVGDFILSSPAGAFDIAGSFPLKMKVVGVLNQVNTPDDQAVFVDIKTTWVIAGIAHGHQELNTKIADSLIISKTETNVVANSAVLSYTEITKENIDSFHFHGNQKEFPIDAIIAVPKDKKSGLMLRGRYENEVGNVQMIAPIHIITELLKTVFSIRNLLILAAITIGLATLAICTLVFILSAQLRASELNTMKRIGAARGFIFQLLTIEIVLILGISTLLAWGYTLLLNHFGQSLIDNFLT, from the coding sequence ATGATACAAGTATTCTACATGGCATGGCGCTATTTAAACTACCATAAGTTAAAAACTGTGGTGCTTATACTCTCGGTAAGTCTTATTATATTTATTCCATTAGGCTTAAATTCCTTAACCAATAGTGGGTCGAAAAACATGATACAACGCGCTCAAGACACTCCTTTATTAATTGGAGCAAAGGGTAGCCCAACAGAATTAAATTTAAGTGCTTTATATTTTAAAACCGCCCAATTACCTCCCATTCCTTATCACGAAGTAAATAAAATCAACAAAACACATTTAGCCGAAGCGATTCCGTTACATTTAAAATATAATGTTAAAAATCAACCCATAGTTGGAACAAATACTGTTTACTTTAAATTTAGAGACTTAACATTTAATGCAGGACGGCCTATGGCCATTCTGGGGGAATGTGTTTTAGGAGCTAAAGCATCAGCAATTTTAAATGCCAAAGTGGGCGACTTTATATTGTCTTCTCCCGCAGGAGCTTTCGATATTGCTGGTAGTTTTCCGCTTAAAATGAAAGTGGTAGGTGTTTTAAATCAAGTTAACACCCCAGACGACCAGGCTGTTTTTGTTGATATAAAAACCACTTGGGTAATTGCAGGAATTGCCCATGGACATCAAGAATTAAATACTAAAATAGCCGATAGTTTAATTATATCAAAAACAGAAACCAACGTAGTAGCCAATTCAGCTGTGTTATCCTATACAGAAATCACAAAAGAAAACATCGATTCTTTTCACTTCCATGGCAATCAAAAAGAGTTTCCCATAGATGCAATCATTGCCGTACCTAAAGATAAAAAATCGGGATTAATGTTACGTGGCAGATACGAAAATGAAGTAGGCAACGTCCAAATGATTGCACCGATCCACATCATTACAGAATTGCTTAAAACCGTATTTTCTATTCGGAATTTATTAATTTTAGCTGCAATAACTATAGGTTTAGCAACACTCGCTATTTGTACTTTGGTGTTTATACTATCAGCTCAATTACGCGCATCCGAATTAAACACCATGAAACGAATTGGTGCTGCAAGAGGATTTATTTTTCAATTATTAACTATAGAAATTGTTTTAATTTTAGGGATCAGTACACTTTTAGCATGGGGATACACTTTACTTTTAAATCATTTCGGGCAATCCCTTATAGACAACTTTTTAACATAA